TCGCGGCCCAGCAGGGCCGGCTGGTCGTGATCTCCACGCTGCTGATGCTGCTGATCATCGTCCCGGTGATCGCGCTGACCTTGTTCTTCGCGTGGAAATACCGTGAATCCAACAAGGAGGCCGTCTACAAGCCCGACTGGGACCACTCCACCCAGCTGGAGCTGGTGATCTGGGCGGCCCCGCTGCTGATCATCATCGCCCTGGGCGCCCTGACCTGGATCAGCACCCACACGCTCGACCCGTTCCGCCCGCTGGCCCGCATCGACGCCGAGCGCCCGATGCCCGAGGAAGCCAAGCCGCTGGTCGTCGAGGTGGTCGCCCTCGATTGGAAGTGGCTGTTCATCTACCCCGAGCAAGGCATCGCCACGGTGAACGAGCTGGCCGCCCCGGTGGACGTGCCCATCCAGTTCCGCATCACCGCGTCGAGCGTGATGAACGCCTTCTACGTTCCCGCGCTGGCCGGCATGATCTACGCGATGCCCAGCATGGAGACCAAGCTCCACGCCGTGATCAACGAAGAGGGTGTCTACGACGGCATCTCGGCGAACTACAGCGGCGCCGGCTTCTCCGGCATGCGCTTCAAGTTCCACGGCATGAACGTGGCCGATTTCGAAGCCTGGGTCAAGAAGAACCAGGCCGAAGGCCAGAAGCTCGACCGCGAGACCTACGTCAAGCTCGAGCGCCCGAGCGAACGCGAGCCCGTGCGCCGCTACGCCTCGGTCGACCCCGCGCTGTACGACGCCATCGTGAACCGCTGCGTCGAACCCGGCCGCATGTGCATGAAGCACATGATGGCGATCGACGCCGCGGGTGGCGCCGGTCGCGCCGGGCTCTCGTCGTACGCACTGACCACCGTGCCGAAGGGTGAGTCCGGCCTGCCCGCCACCACCCTGGCCACCGACATCTGCACGCCGGCGAACCCGGTCGGCACGCCGGTCGCCATCGCCCAGTAAGAAGCCTTTCGTTCCCCTGCCTTTAGGTATCCGAGACACACGATGCCCGACAACCTGACCCAGCTCATCTTCGGTCGCCTCTCGTGGGAGGCGATTCCGCTGCATGAGCCCATCCTGATCGCCACCTTCGCCGGTGTCGTGCTCGGCGGCATCGGCCTGCTCGGGCTGATCACCTACTTCAAGCTGTGGGGCACGCTGTGGCGCGACTGGTTCACCAGCATCGACCACAAGAAGATCGGCATCATGTACATGGTGCTCGGCATCGTGATGCTGCTGCGCGGCTTCGCCGACGCGCTGATGATGCGCCTGCAGCAGGCCATCGCCTTCGGTGATGCCGTGGGCTACCTCCCGCCCCACCACTACGACCAGGTCTTCACCGCCCACGGCGTGATCATGATCTTCTTCGTGGCGATGCCGCTGGTCACGGGCCTGATGAACTACATCGTGCCGCTGCAGATCGGCGCGCGCGACGTGGCCTTCCCGTTCCTGAACAACTTCAGCTTCTGGATGACCACCTGCGGCGCCGTCCTCGTGATGATGTCGCTGTTCGTCGGCGAATTCGCGAAGACCGGCTGGCTGGCGTACCCGCCGCTCTCGGGCATCGACTACAGCCCCGACGTGGGGGTCGACTACTACATCTGGTCATTGCAGATCGCGGGCGTAGGCACATTGCTATCGGGCGTGAACCTGCTCGTCACGATCGTGAAGATGCGCGCCCCCGGCATGACGCTGATGAAGATGCCCGTCTTCACGTGGACCTCGCTGTGCACCAACGTGCTGATCGTCGCCGCCTTCCCGGTGCTGACCGCCGTGCTGGCCCTGCTGTCGCTGGACCGCTACGTCGGCACGAACTTCTTCACGAACGAACTGGGCGGCAATCCCATGATGTACGTGAACCTGATCTGGATCTGGGGCCACCCCGAGGTCTACATCCTGGTGCTGCCGGTGTTCGGCATCTTCTCGGAAGTGGTGTCCACGTTCTCGCGCAAGCGCCTGTTCGGCTACGCGTCGATGGTGTACGCCACGGTCGTGATCACCATCCTCTCGTACCTCGTGTGGCTGCACCACTTCTTCACGATGGGCTCGGGTGCCAGCGTGAACTCGTTCTTCGGCATCACCACGATGATCATCTCGATCCCCACGGGGGCCAAGATATTCAACTGGCTGTTCACGATGTACCACGGCCGCATCAAGTTCGAGGTACCCATGCTGTGGACCGTCGGCTTCATGGTCACGTTCGTGATCGGCGGCATGACGGGCGTGCTGCTGGCGGTGCCGCCGGCCGACTTCGTGCTGCACAACAGCCTCTTCCTGATCGCCCACTTCCACAACGTGATCATCGGCGGCGTGGTGTTCGGCCTGTTCGCCGGCATCAACTACTGGTTCCCGAAGGCCTTCGGCTTCAAGCTCGACGCGTTCTGGGGCAAGTGCTCGTTCTGGTTCTGGCTGGTCGGCTTCTGGGTCGCCTTCACGCCGCTGTACGTGCTGGGCCTGATGGGGGTCACGCGCCGCGTGAGCCACTTCGAGGACCCGTCCCTGCAGATCTGGTTCGTGATCGCCGCCTTCGGCGCCTTCCTGATCCTGCTGGGCATCGCCTCGTTCATCATCCAGCTGTACGTGAGCTTCCGGAACCGCGAAGCGCTGCGCGACGTCACGGGCGACCCGTGGGACGGCCGCACGCTCGAATGGTCCACCGCCTCGCCGCCGCCGGCCTACAACTTCGCGTTCACGCCTCGCATCCATGACAACGATGCCTGGTCCGACATGAAGAAGCGCGGCTACGAGCGTCCGCTCAAGGGCTTCATCGACATCCACATGCCCAAGAACACGGCTGCCGGCCTCGTGCTGTCCGCCCTCAGCGGCGTGTTCGGCTTCGCGATGATCTGGCACATGTGGCTGCTGGCCGGCGTGGCGTTCGCCGCCATCGTGGTCGCCGCGATCGTGCACACGTTCAACTACAAGCGCGACTACCACATCCACGCCGACGAAGTCATCCGCACGGAAGACGCCCGCACCCGCCAGCTCGCTGCCGCCCATGTCTGACATCACCGCCACCCACCCGGGCGCGCCTGGCGCCCCGGTCCAGTTCTACGAGACCACGGAGCACCATCCGGAGAACGGCACCCTGCTGGGGTTCTGGATCTACCTGATGAGCGACTGCCTCATCTTCGCGTGCCTGTTCGCGGTGTACGGCGTGCTGGGCCGCAACTACGCGGCCGGCCCCTCGGGCGCCGACCTGTTCGACCTGAACCTCGTCGCACTCAACACCGCGATGCTGCTGCTGTCGTCCATCACGTACGGCTTCGCGATGATCGAGATGAACCGCAACCGCACGAAGGCCGTGCTGGTGTGGCTCGCCATCACCGGCCTCTTCGGCCTGGCGTTCCTCGGCATCGAGATGTACGAGTTCGCGCACCTGATCCACGAAGGCGCCACGCCGCAGCGCAGCGCGTTCCTGTCGTCGTTCTTCGCCCTCGTGGGCACCCACGGCCTGCACGTCACGTTCGGTGCCATCTGGCTCGTCGTGCTGATGGTCCAGGTGGGCAAGCACGGCCTGATCCGCGAGAACAAGCGCCGCCTGCTGTGCCTGTCGATGTTCTGGCACTTCCTCGATGTCGTGTGGATCGGCGTCTTCACCTTTGTGTACCTGATGGGAGTCCTGCCATGAGCCAACACCACGGCGACCACCACGATGGCCTCCACCCGGACGAGGTGGGCCACGGCACGCTGCCCGACTACGTCAAGGGCTTCGTCCTCTCCGTCATCCTGACCGCCATCCCCTTCTGGCTCGTGATGGGCAAGGTGATCGCGAGCCCGGCCACCACGGCCCTCGTGATCCTCGGCTTCGCGGCCGTGCAGATCGTCGTGCACATGGTGTACTTCCTGCACATGAACGCGAAGTCCGAAGGCGGCTGGAACATGCTGGCCCTGATCTTCACGATCGTGCTGGTGGTCATCACGCTGGCCGGTTCGCTGTGGGTCATGTTCCACATGAACCACAACATGATGCCGCACATGACGCCGCACGAGATGCGCGTCGCGCCTTGACGGACCTCCCGCAGCCACAGCGTTCCAGCCGGGCGCTGGCGAGCACCGTGCTCGCCGGCGCCCTGTTGTTTCTGCTGTTCATCGCGCTCGGCACCTGGCAGGTCCAGCGCCGCGCGTGGAAGCTGGATCTGATCCAGCAGGTCGAGACCCGCGTGCACGCGCCGCCGGTGGCCGCACCCGGACGCGCCGACTGGCCGAACGTCACGGCCGCCCGCGATGCCTACCGCCACGTCACCGTGCGCGGCACCTTCGACCACGGCCGCGAGACCCTGGTGCAGGCCGCCACCGTGATGGGCGCGGGCCACTGGGTGCTCACGCCGCTGCGCACCGCCGACGGCACCACGGTGCTCGTCAACCGCGGCTACGTACCGCCCGAGAAGCGCGACCGAGCCACCCGCCAGGCGGACGACCCGCAGGGTGAGGTGGACGTCGCCGGCCTGCTGCGCATCACCGAACCGGGCGGCGGCTTCCTCCGCAAGAACGACCCGGCGGGCGACCGCTGGTTCTCGCGCGACGTGGCCGGCATCGCCGCGGCCCGCGGGATCACTGAGGCCGCACCGTACTTCATCGACCAGGACGCGCCGCCGGGCGCCCGCTCGGCCGACCGCTGGCCCGTGGGCGGCCTCACGGTGGTGTCGTTCCCGAACAGCCACCTCGTCTACGCGATCACCTGGTACGGCCTCGCGCTGATGGTGGCCGCGGGCACCGTGTTTTTCGTGCGGACCGCGCGTCGTCGTACGATGCGCTGATGCCCTCCTTCTTCCAGATCCGCCCTGCCCTGGGGGTCGACCCGTCCGGCCTGAAGAACATGCTGCAGCTGGTGCAGCTGCGGTGGTTCGCCGTGGCCGGCCAGCTGGCCACGATCTTCACGGTGCACTTCGGCTTCGGCATCCACCTGCCGCTGGACCGGATGCTGCACGCGGTGCTGTTCCTCGTCGTGTTCAACATCCTGTGCCTGCTGCACTGGCGAGACGGGCGCCCGGTCTCGGACAAGGAGCTGTTCATCGCGTTGCTGTTCGACGTGGCCACGCTCACGCTGCTGCTGTTCCTGAGCGGCGGCGCCCGGAACCCGTTCATCTTCCTGTACCTGCTGCAGGTGATCCTCGGTGCCGTGCTGCTGAACCCGCGGTACTCGTGGAGCCTGGTCGGCGTGACCGGCGCCTGCTTCACGCTGCTCACGCAGTTCAACCACCCGCTGGAGGTGCCGCTGGAACAGGGCCCGGGCCTCGGCGATCCGTACACGCAGGGCGTGCTGATCTGCTTCGGCCTGATCGCCTCGCTGCTGGTGGTGTGCATCTCCCGCATCCAGGACAACCTGCGCGCCCGCGAAGCCCGCCTCGCCTCGCTGCGCCAGCGGGCCGCCGAGGAGGAACACATCGTGCGCATGGGCCTGCTGGCGTCCGGCGCGGCGCATGAACTCGGCACGCCGCTCGCGACGCTGTCGGTGATCCTGGGCGACTGGCAGCGCATGACGCCGTTCACCGCCGACCCCGAGCTGATGCAGGACGTGAAGGAGATGCAGGCCCAGTTGGCGCGCTGCAAGTCCATCGTGACCGGCATCCTGCAGTCGGCCGGCGACCCCCGCGGCGAGGCGCCCCGCGCCACCTCGGTGGGCGCGTTCCTCGACGACCTGGTGGCGGACTGGCGCGCCACCCGCGCCACCACGGTGCTCGCCTACGCGAACATCTTCGGCGACGATCTGCCCATCGTCGCCGACCCGGCGCTCAAGCAGACGATCCACAACGTGCTCGACAACGCCCTCGAAGCATCGCCGCGCGCCGTGGCCCTCACGGCGGCGCGCGACGGCGACCGCCTCGTGCTCACCGTGACCGACGAGGGCCCGGGCTTTGCCGCCGGCATGCTCGACACGCTCGGCAAACCCTACCAATCGACGAAGCCCCGGCCCGGCGCCGGCCTCGGCCTCTTCCTGGTCATGAACGTGGCCCGCACCCTCGGCGGCAGCGTCACCGCCCGCAACCGCCCCGCAGGCGGGGCCGAGGTCGTGCTGACGCTGCCGCTCGCGGCCATCCAACTCGAAGTACCCTCCCCGGATGGACACGCCTGAACGCCTCCTGCTGATCGTCGAGGACGACGATGCCTTCGCCCGCACCCTGAGCCGCTCGTTCGAACGCCGCGGCTACCGCGTGCTGCACGCCACCGGCCCCGACGCCCTGCCCGCGCTGCTCGCCGAACACAGCCCCGGCCATGCCGTGGTGGACCTCAAGCTCGCGGGCAACGGGTCCGGCCTCACGTGCGTGCAGGCCCTGCATGCGCACGACCCGTCGATGGTGATCGTCGTGCTCACCGGCTACGCCAGCATCGCCACCGCGGTGGAGGCCATCAAGCTCGGCGCCCGGAACTACCTCGCGAAACCGTCGAACACCGACGACATCGAGGCGGCGTTCGCCCGGGCGGCCGGGAACGCCGAGGTGGAGCTCACCGAACGGCCCTCGTCCATCAAGACGCTCGAATGGGAGCGCATCCACGAGACCCTTGCCGAGACCGGCTTCAACATCTCCGAGACCGCCCGCCGCCTCGGCATGCACCGCCGCACGCTCGCGCGCAAGCTCGAGAAGCAGCGCGTCAAGTAGCCGCGTCAAGTCTCACAAGCCCGCACGGGTTCCCTCGCGAACGCACGCGCGGTCCGCGACCGAGAAATCCGTCACGCACGCGCTGGCGTGGAACCGGTCCACTCGCCACCACGCGCCCGAGCCCCGCGCGTACAGTCCGATCTTCCCGCGTTCCGTGGTACAGACCGATGACCGAACGTTCGACCCTCTCCCGCCGCGACACCCTCGTCCACCTCGCCGCCACCGCGGCCGCCCTCGGCGGGGTCTCCGCCCCCGCGCGCGCCGCCGGCAAGCCGATCCGCATCGGCAGCACGCTCGCCCAGACCGGCATCGAACTCGCCAACGGCACGGGCCTGACCCTCGGGGCCACTGCATTCTTCACCGCACTCAACAAGGCTGGCGGCATCAACGGCAACAAGGTGGAACTGGTGCTCGCCGACGACCAGTTCGACCCGGAGAAGGCCAAGCAGAACGCCCTCGCCTTCGCCGCGGACCCCTCGATCGTGGGCATCCTGCACCCGCTGGGCACGCGACAGACCGCCGCCGTGATGGACAACGCGCCGAACGTGCCCGTCGTGGGCCCGAACACCGGCACCGTCGCGCTGCGCAAGAAGGAGTCGCGCAACGTGTTCTGGGTGCGCGCGAACTACGACCAGGAGATCGAGAAGCTCATCAACACCGCGTCGACCCTCGGCACCTCGCGCATCGCCCTCGTGCACCCGAAGGACCCGCTGGGCCTGTCGCTGCTGGCCGGCTTCGAGGCCGCGATGGCGAAGCACAACCTCAAGCCCGTCGCGATCGCCACCACGCCGAACACCACCAGCACCGAGGTCGAGCCGGCCGCAGCCGAGATCGCCAAGGCCGCGCCCCAGCTCGTGATCATGGGCCTGGGCGCGACGATGCCGCACTTCGTGAAGGCCGCGCGCAAGGCCGGCGTCACGAGCACGATGTACGGCCTGTCCATCGCACCAAACATCCAGAACATCCGCGCGCTGGGCGACATGACCCGCGGCCTCGGCTTCTCCATCGTCGTGCCCACGCCGTTCACGCCGAAACACGAGATCGTGCGCCGCTACCGCGCGGACATGGAGGCGATGGGCAGCCACGACCTGTCGCTGGTGAGCCTCGAGGGCTACATCAACGCCCGCGTGATGACCGAAGGGCTGCGCCGTGCGGGCGCGACCCCGACGCGCGAATCGCTGCACGCCGCGCTGGAAGGCCTCGGGACGCTGGACCTGGGCGGGCTGCGCCTGACCTTCGGCAAGGGGGACCACGAAGGGAGCAACTTCGTGGACCTGGCGGTCATCGGGCCGGACAGCAAGCTCATGACGTGAGCCCCCAGTCGCTTCGCTCCTGCCCCCGAGCGGCGCCACGGGTCGCCCGGGAAACCCGGGCTCGCGTGTGGCTTGATCGCCGAGGTGCCGAGGTTCGGTGACGTTCTTTTTCAGAACCGGTAGCGCGCCGTGGCCGTCACGGTGCGCCGCAGCCCCTGGTAGTACACGCCGTACCCATAGACGCCGTTGTCGCGGTCGAACAGGTTCTGGGCGTTCAGGCTCAGGCGCCACGGGCCGGTGGTGTAGTGCGCCGCGGCATCCACCATCGTGACCGACGGGTTCTCCACGGTGTTGACCGCGTTGCCGTAGCGCGAGCCGGTGTAGCGCGCGCCGAGCCCCCCGCCCAGGCCGGCCAGGTCCCCTCCCTGCACCGTGTAATCCAGCCAGGCGGCCGCGAGGTGCTTCGGGATCAGCGTGGGGCGCTTGCCCACCAGGGCCGCGTTGCTGTCGGCCGTGTTCTCGATGTCGTTCAGCGTGTACTGCGCCGCCAGGTCGAGGCCGCGGGCGAGCGACACCTTGGCCTCCAGTTCGATGCCGCGCGACCGCACCTCGCCCACCTGCCGCGCATCGAACGTGACGGGGTCGTACGTGACGACGTTGCGCTTGGTGAGGTCGTAGACCGCGGCCGTCAGCCACACCGACTCGCCCGCCGGCTGGTACTTCACGCCCAGTTCGTACTGCGTGCCCCGGGTGGGCTCGAAGGGCCGCCCTTCCGCATCGCGGCCCGGAGTCGGCAGGAACGACTGGCCCCAGCTGACGTACGGTGCGAGGCCCGACGGGTGCAGCCAGGTGAGCCCGACGCGGCCGGTGAAGGCGTGGTCGCGGGTCTCGACGCTCGCCCCGGCGAGGTGGTCGGACTCCTCGCCTTCGAACCAGTCCTGCCGGCCGCCGACGGTCAGCAGCCATTCGGGACCGAAACGCACCTGGTCCTGCGCGTAGAGCCCCAGCTGGCGCTGCGAGGAGGACGCGTCGGTGTTGCGATCGGCGATCGTCGGGCGCGAGACGCCCACGCCGTACACCGGGTTGTCGATGTTCAACGACGGCGCACCCGCGCTCGCGGCCTGGATGTCGGAGTCGACCCGGGTCCAGTCGAGCCCGAACAGCAGCTGGTGCGTGGCGGGACCGGTGGGCACCCGGCCGTGCAACTGGGTGTCGACGACCGTGTAGCGCATCGATTCGCTCAACAGGCTCGCACCGCGCGCCAGCTCGCGGGTGACGGGGTCGGCGCGGCCGTAGCCGCCATCGATCAGGGTCATGTCGGGCACCGACACCGACGACGTGCGGAGGTTCTGCTTCACCTGCCAGTCCGGCGCGAATCGGTGCGCGAACTGGTAGCCGGCGTCCCACTGCCGGGCCTCGTAGTGCGCGTAGCCGGGCTCGCCGATCAGCACACCGGAGTGCTGGCCGTTGTCGTTCACGTACTCCCAGGCGACGTCGGGCCCGGACTGGCGCAGGCCGCTGCCCAGCAGGGTCAGCGTGGTGTCGGCGTCGAAACGGAAGGCGAGCGACGGAGCGATGTAGAAGCGCTCGATCGACTCGGGCCGGAAGTTCGGGTACTGCACCTGCGGTTCGTGTTCGAGCGACACCCCCACGAGGCGCCACTGGACGGCGTCGTCGCTGCCGGCCGCGCCGCCCACGTCGATCGCGAACTGGCGGCGGTCGAAGTTGCCCAGTTGCAGTTCCACCTCGCGCGGGGCCGACGCGTCGGGGCGTTTGCTGACGCGGCTGATCACCCCGCCCACGTCGCCCTGCCCGAACGCGGTCGAGGCCGGGCCACGCAGCACTTCCACACGCTCCAGGCCGTAGACCTCGGTGCGCGGATAGCTCCACGACGTGGAGCTCTTCGGCTGGCGCAGGCCGTCGAGGTAGTTGCCCGCCGCGCTGTCGAAGCCGCGCGACGTGACACCGGAGTCGCCGGAGTTCATGCGGTCGTCCGCGCCGTAGAGGACGGGCAGCACGCCGGGGGTGTAGAGCAGCGGGTCGCCGCTGTTGGCGGCGCCGCGCGCCTCCATCTCCGGCCGCCCGATCACCGAGATCGACTGAGGGATCTCGCGCAGCGGCGTGCCGGTCTTCGTGGCCGTGCTGCTCTCGCGGGCGACATAGCCCTTGACCGGGCCGATCGCCGGGTCGGTCTCGACCGCGGCACGGACGCGCACCGGTTCGAGGGTGGGGGCCCCCGCGGGCGCCGGCGCCGGGGCGGCTTCGAGCGCGAACCCACCGGGGGCGCGGACGGCGGCGAGGCCCGTGCCTTCCAGCAGGATCCGCAGTCCGGTGTCGACGTCATGCGCACCCGACAGCCCGCGCGTGCCGCGGCCCTCGACGGCCTTGGCGTCGTACGCCAGGTTGACCCCCGCGACCCGGGCGAAACGGTCGAGCGCCGCGCCGAGCGGTCCGGCCGGGATGTCGAAGGCCGGCGTGGCGGCGGCCGTCTGCGCGGAGGCCGGGCCCGCGGCCAGGCCCGCGCCCAGGCACAGGGCGACGGCCAGGCCGATGGCCCGGGGCTGGAAGCGGAAGGTGGAGGAAACGGTGCGGGAGCGGCTCACGTCGAGGTCTCTTTCGGGGGGCTGTTGAGGGGGCCTGGCCGGTCGGGCCGGAGGTGTTCAACAGGGAGGCCGGACGAGAACGCGGATCCCCTCAGGAATTTTTCGCGGCCGGGCCCACCGTGACCCAGAAGCGCGTGCGTCGGGAGACCTCCACCGGCTGCGTGCGGGCGATGAAACGCAGCACCTGTTCGGTGTCGTCGAGGTGGAACACGCCCGAGACACGCAGGTCGGCCACGCGCGGGTCGCACACCAGCCGGCCGTGGCGATGCCGGGCGAGTTCGGCCAGCAGGTCGGCCAGGCGCATGTCGCGGCCGGCGATGACCCCGTCGGCGAAGGCGCCCGGGTCGAACCCGCGCCACTCGGCCGGGGTCGTGCCGCCGCGGTCCAGCCAGCGCGACGACCCGGCCTCCACCCGCACCGCCGGACCGCCGTCGGCCGGGTGCAGGTCCACGGCGCCTTCGGTGACACCGACGAATGCGCGCGTGCCGTCGAGGCGCACCACGAACCGGGTGCCCACCGCGCGCAGCCGTCCGGCGGCCGTCTCGACCCAGAACTCCCGGTGGC
This genomic stretch from Piscinibacter gummiphilus harbors:
- the cyoD gene encoding cytochrome o ubiquinol oxidase subunit IV; protein product: MSQHHGDHHDGLHPDEVGHGTLPDYVKGFVLSVILTAIPFWLVMGKVIASPATTALVILGFAAVQIVVHMVYFLHMNAKSEGGWNMLALIFTIVLVVITLAGSLWVMFHMNHNMMPHMTPHEMRVAP
- the cyoC gene encoding cytochrome o ubiquinol oxidase subunit III, yielding MSDITATHPGAPGAPVQFYETTEHHPENGTLLGFWIYLMSDCLIFACLFAVYGVLGRNYAAGPSGADLFDLNLVALNTAMLLLSSITYGFAMIEMNRNRTKAVLVWLAITGLFGLAFLGIEMYEFAHLIHEGATPQRSAFLSSFFALVGTHGLHVTFGAIWLVVLMVQVGKHGLIRENKRRLLCLSMFWHFLDVVWIGVFTFVYLMGVLP
- a CDS encoding response regulator transcription factor, with the translated sequence MDTPERLLLIVEDDDAFARTLSRSFERRGYRVLHATGPDALPALLAEHSPGHAVVDLKLAGNGSGLTCVQALHAHDPSMVIVVLTGYASIATAVEAIKLGARNYLAKPSNTDDIEAAFARAAGNAEVELTERPSSIKTLEWERIHETLAETGFNISETARRLGMHRRTLARKLEKQRVK
- a CDS encoding ATP-binding protein yields the protein MPSFFQIRPALGVDPSGLKNMLQLVQLRWFAVAGQLATIFTVHFGFGIHLPLDRMLHAVLFLVVFNILCLLHWRDGRPVSDKELFIALLFDVATLTLLLFLSGGARNPFIFLYLLQVILGAVLLNPRYSWSLVGVTGACFTLLTQFNHPLEVPLEQGPGLGDPYTQGVLICFGLIASLLVVCISRIQDNLRAREARLASLRQRAAEEEHIVRMGLLASGAAHELGTPLATLSVILGDWQRMTPFTADPELMQDVKEMQAQLARCKSIVTGILQSAGDPRGEAPRATSVGAFLDDLVADWRATRATTVLAYANIFGDDLPIVADPALKQTIHNVLDNALEASPRAVALTAARDGDRLVLTVTDEGPGFAAGMLDTLGKPYQSTKPRPGAGLGLFLVMNVARTLGGSVTARNRPAGGAEVVLTLPLAAIQLEVPSPDGHA
- a CDS encoding TonB-dependent siderophore receptor, with the translated sequence MSRSRTVSSTFRFQPRAIGLAVALCLGAGLAAGPASAQTAAATPAFDIPAGPLGAALDRFARVAGVNLAYDAKAVEGRGTRGLSGAHDVDTGLRILLEGTGLAAVRAPGGFALEAAPAPAPAGAPTLEPVRVRAAVETDPAIGPVKGYVARESSTATKTGTPLREIPQSISVIGRPEMEARGAANSGDPLLYTPGVLPVLYGADDRMNSGDSGVTSRGFDSAAGNYLDGLRQPKSSTSWSYPRTEVYGLERVEVLRGPASTAFGQGDVGGVISRVSKRPDASAPREVELQLGNFDRRQFAIDVGGAAGSDDAVQWRLVGVSLEHEPQVQYPNFRPESIERFYIAPSLAFRFDADTTLTLLGSGLRQSGPDVAWEYVNDNGQHSGVLIGEPGYAHYEARQWDAGYQFAHRFAPDWQVKQNLRTSSVSVPDMTLIDGGYGRADPVTRELARGASLLSESMRYTVVDTQLHGRVPTGPATHQLLFGLDWTRVDSDIQAASAGAPSLNIDNPVYGVGVSRPTIADRNTDASSSQRQLGLYAQDQVRFGPEWLLTVGGRQDWFEGEESDHLAGASVETRDHAFTGRVGLTWLHPSGLAPYVSWGQSFLPTPGRDAEGRPFEPTRGTQYELGVKYQPAGESVWLTAAVYDLTKRNVVTYDPVTFDARQVGEVRSRGIELEAKVSLARGLDLAAQYTLNDIENTADSNAALVGKRPTLIPKHLAAAWLDYTVQGGDLAGLGGGLGARYTGSRYGNAVNTVENPSVTMVDAAAHYTTGPWRLSLNAQNLFDRDNGVYGYGVYYQGLRRTVTATARYRF
- the cyoA gene encoding ubiquinol oxidase subunit II, with product MPNLTSFRAPLRGFAALALAALLSGCNMVVLNPSGDIAAQQGRLVVISTLLMLLIIVPVIALTLFFAWKYRESNKEAVYKPDWDHSTQLELVIWAAPLLIIIALGALTWISTHTLDPFRPLARIDAERPMPEEAKPLVVEVVALDWKWLFIYPEQGIATVNELAAPVDVPIQFRITASSVMNAFYVPALAGMIYAMPSMETKLHAVINEEGVYDGISANYSGAGFSGMRFKFHGMNVADFEAWVKKNQAEGQKLDRETYVKLERPSEREPVRRYASVDPALYDAIVNRCVEPGRMCMKHMMAIDAAGGAGRAGLSSYALTTVPKGESGLPATTLATDICTPANPVGTPVAIAQ
- the cyoB gene encoding cytochrome o ubiquinol oxidase subunit I, translated to MPDNLTQLIFGRLSWEAIPLHEPILIATFAGVVLGGIGLLGLITYFKLWGTLWRDWFTSIDHKKIGIMYMVLGIVMLLRGFADALMMRLQQAIAFGDAVGYLPPHHYDQVFTAHGVIMIFFVAMPLVTGLMNYIVPLQIGARDVAFPFLNNFSFWMTTCGAVLVMMSLFVGEFAKTGWLAYPPLSGIDYSPDVGVDYYIWSLQIAGVGTLLSGVNLLVTIVKMRAPGMTLMKMPVFTWTSLCTNVLIVAAFPVLTAVLALLSLDRYVGTNFFTNELGGNPMMYVNLIWIWGHPEVYILVLPVFGIFSEVVSTFSRKRLFGYASMVYATVVITILSYLVWLHHFFTMGSGASVNSFFGITTMIISIPTGAKIFNWLFTMYHGRIKFEVPMLWTVGFMVTFVIGGMTGVLLAVPPADFVLHNSLFLIAHFHNVIIGGVVFGLFAGINYWFPKAFGFKLDAFWGKCSFWFWLVGFWVAFTPLYVLGLMGVTRRVSHFEDPSLQIWFVIAAFGAFLILLGIASFIIQLYVSFRNREALRDVTGDPWDGRTLEWSTASPPPAYNFAFTPRIHDNDAWSDMKKRGYERPLKGFIDIHMPKNTAAGLVLSALSGVFGFAMIWHMWLLAGVAFAAIVVAAIVHTFNYKRDYHIHADEVIRTEDARTRQLAAAHV
- a CDS encoding ABC transporter substrate-binding protein encodes the protein MTERSTLSRRDTLVHLAATAAALGGVSAPARAAGKPIRIGSTLAQTGIELANGTGLTLGATAFFTALNKAGGINGNKVELVLADDQFDPEKAKQNALAFAADPSIVGILHPLGTRQTAAVMDNAPNVPVVGPNTGTVALRKKESRNVFWVRANYDQEIEKLINTASTLGTSRIALVHPKDPLGLSLLAGFEAAMAKHNLKPVAIATTPNTTSTEVEPAAAEIAKAAPQLVIMGLGATMPHFVKAARKAGVTSTMYGLSIAPNIQNIRALGDMTRGLGFSIVVPTPFTPKHEIVRRYRADMEAMGSHDLSLVSLEGYINARVMTEGLRRAGATPTRESLHAALEGLGTLDLGGLRLTFGKGDHEGSNFVDLAVIGPDSKLMT
- a CDS encoding SURF1 family protein — protein: MTDLPQPQRSSRALASTVLAGALLFLLFIALGTWQVQRRAWKLDLIQQVETRVHAPPVAAPGRADWPNVTAARDAYRHVTVRGTFDHGRETLVQAATVMGAGHWVLTPLRTADGTTVLVNRGYVPPEKRDRATRQADDPQGEVDVAGLLRITEPGGGFLRKNDPAGDRWFSRDVAGIAAARGITEAAPYFIDQDAPPGARSADRWPVGGLTVVSFPNSHLVYAITWYGLALMVAAGTVFFVRTARRRTMR